In Paenibacillus sp. 1781tsa1, one DNA window encodes the following:
- a CDS encoding ATP-binding protein has protein sequence MVALKDMLLQVLLAGSAVFLIPLFRLVLSKRAIARMDHAGTVHTSFAVTSALSMLLCLLFALYASPVAVPISLSMVPVILVILYCKSALGVTLSILHILFYFLFAHPYDLFGFLLHTGILLYPIVWLSAKRFKHNTPSRKMTILIMLITMELVVTSLLWIASLQNESTYSATYLILTALGYTAGAIVAGSLSLLWLERMKHYRGLEQHLSEVHHRYITETEKLHQILNAVPLSIATVDKQGTVMFVNEMMEQTAREQLPCTSTPDLIGQPASQFVEQGQADKMDKSIRRAVVHGEISGLTVRYGAHVFQSRTVPIYAFSTETAREVTGAMLIIQDITELEMLRSELDNVDRLSLVGQMAASITHEVRNPMAVVRGFLQLMQEKSPDSLDHYYRIVLEELDRANSIINDFLSLAQNRIAEKEESQLHDIIHELSPLLWADANLRGQSIELMLAHNVPKLHLNSKEIKQVVLNLARNGMEAMNEKGVLTLETRIVDDKVELCVRDTGPGIPRVKKEKLFEPFYTTKAKGTGLGLSMCLSIVERHNGTITVESEEGQGTTFKVAFER, from the coding sequence GTGGTTGCGTTAAAGGACATGCTTTTACAAGTACTGCTGGCAGGGTCGGCGGTATTTCTGATTCCCTTATTCCGTCTGGTACTCTCCAAGCGGGCTATTGCCAGAATGGATCATGCCGGAACCGTTCATACCAGTTTTGCTGTGACAAGTGCCCTGAGCATGCTATTGTGTCTGCTATTTGCACTCTATGCAAGCCCGGTAGCCGTACCCATATCATTAAGTATGGTACCTGTGATACTTGTTATTCTGTATTGTAAATCCGCTCTAGGCGTAACGCTGTCCATTCTTCATATTCTCTTCTATTTTCTGTTTGCGCATCCCTATGATCTGTTCGGATTTCTCCTTCATACGGGCATTCTTCTCTATCCTATTGTATGGTTGTCTGCCAAACGATTCAAGCATAATACACCTTCGCGCAAAATGACGATCCTCATTATGCTAATTACAATGGAACTGGTTGTAACGAGTCTGTTATGGATCGCATCCCTCCAGAATGAATCCACGTACTCTGCGACCTACCTGATACTTACAGCACTTGGATATACCGCTGGAGCCATTGTTGCGGGCAGTCTGAGTCTGCTATGGCTGGAACGGATGAAGCACTATCGCGGGCTGGAGCAGCATCTCTCGGAAGTCCACCACCGATACATAACCGAAACGGAGAAACTTCATCAGATTCTGAACGCAGTGCCGCTCTCCATTGCCACCGTAGATAAACAAGGCACAGTGATGTTTGTTAATGAGATGATGGAGCAAACCGCAAGAGAGCAGCTTCCTTGTACCTCCACCCCTGATCTCATTGGACAGCCTGCCAGTCAATTTGTTGAACAAGGTCAGGCGGACAAGATGGATAAAAGCATTCGCAGAGCCGTCGTTCATGGTGAGATTAGTGGATTAACCGTTCGTTATGGTGCGCACGTCTTTCAATCCCGAACCGTTCCAATCTATGCCTTTTCAACAGAGACTGCGAGAGAAGTTACAGGAGCCATGCTGATCATTCAGGATATCACGGAGCTTGAGATGTTGCGAAGTGAACTGGATAATGTGGATCGTCTCAGTCTGGTGGGTCAGATGGCTGCAAGCATTACGCATGAGGTGCGTAATCCCATGGCGGTTGTGCGGGGCTTTCTTCAACTCATGCAGGAAAAAAGTCCGGACTCCCTGGATCACTATTACCGGATCGTTCTGGAAGAACTGGACCGGGCCAACAGTATCATTAATGATTTCTTGTCTCTGGCTCAGAATCGTATTGCCGAGAAAGAGGAATCCCAGCTGCACGATATCATACATGAACTCAGTCCATTGTTATGGGCGGATGCGAACCTGCGTGGTCAGAGTATTGAACTCATGCTCGCCCATAATGTGCCGAAGTTGCATCTCAATTCAAAGGAAATCAAACAGGTAGTGTTGAACCTGGCCCGTAACGGGATGGAAGCCATGAATGAGAAGGGCGTGCTTACGCTGGAAACACGGATCGTGGATGATAAGGTGGAACTGTGTGTGCGTGACACAGGACCTGGTATACCCCGGGTGAAGAAGGAAAAGCTGTTTGAACCTTTTTACACGACAAAAGCTAAGGGAACTGGACTTGGATTGTCGATGTGCCTTAGTATTGTGGAACGACATAATGGAACCATTACTGTGGAATCGGAGGAAGGCCAGGGTACTACCTTCAAAGTGGCATTTGAACGTTAG
- a CDS encoding BrxA/BrxB family bacilliredoxin, giving the protein MSMSFDQYMKDMVQPMRDELTRLGIQELRTPEEVEASIPDAKGTALIVINSVCGCAAGQCRPGVSQALQHDITPDHLYTVFAGQDKEATAKAREFFAPYPPSSPSIALMKDGELVHFIERHQVEDRSAEEIAADLTSAFERYCR; this is encoded by the coding sequence ATGTCGATGTCATTTGATCAATACATGAAAGATATGGTTCAACCCATGCGGGATGAGTTAACTCGTCTAGGAATCCAGGAGTTGCGTACTCCTGAAGAAGTGGAAGCAAGTATTCCAGATGCAAAAGGAACAGCATTGATTGTCATTAACTCTGTCTGCGGATGTGCCGCAGGTCAATGTCGCCCAGGTGTGTCCCAAGCACTTCAGCACGATATTACACCGGATCACCTGTACACTGTATTTGCTGGTCAGGACAAGGAAGCAACTGCAAAAGCACGTGAATTCTTTGCACCGTATCCTCCATCTTCACCGTCCATTGCCCTGATGAAAGACGGAGAACTCGTTCACTTTATCGAGCGTCATCAAGTGGAAGACCGTTCTGCAGAGGAAATTGCGGCTGATCTGACAAGTGCATTTGAACGTTATTGCCGTTAA
- the nadE gene encoding ammonia-dependent NAD(+) synthetase: protein MSLQQQIIAELKVKPSINEEEEVRKRVDFLKTYVKNAGAKGLLIAISGGIDSAVATALCKKATDELTEENKQEYKTLGVFQPYGEQSDIDHSYAVAKAYDLKHVVETNIEDAVNEIALEVEQGFKSLGSPRHMTHQGKGNVKARTRMVMQYALSFEENLLVVGTDHASEAITGFYTKWGDGAVDITPLSTLNKRQVRQLAAYLNVPQAILDKAPSAGLWEGQTDEDELGISYEANSDYLEGKQIDPAAQERLEAFYTRTHHKRNAIPGI from the coding sequence ATGAGTTTGCAACAACAGATCATCGCTGAATTGAAGGTTAAACCAAGCATTAATGAAGAAGAGGAAGTACGCAAGCGTGTTGATTTTCTGAAGACGTATGTTAAAAATGCGGGTGCCAAGGGCTTGCTGATTGCGATCAGCGGGGGTATTGACAGTGCAGTGGCAACGGCGCTTTGCAAAAAAGCGACGGACGAGCTTACGGAAGAGAATAAACAAGAGTACAAAACGCTGGGTGTATTCCAACCGTATGGTGAACAATCCGATATCGACCACAGCTACGCTGTAGCAAAAGCATATGATCTGAAACATGTTGTGGAAACGAATATTGAAGATGCGGTGAACGAGATTGCTCTGGAAGTGGAGCAAGGATTCAAATCCTTGGGTAGCCCACGCCATATGACTCACCAAGGCAAAGGTAACGTTAAGGCGAGAACTCGTATGGTTATGCAATATGCGCTTTCGTTTGAAGAAAACCTGCTCGTTGTAGGTACGGATCATGCGTCCGAAGCCATCACGGGCTTCTATACCAAATGGGGCGATGGTGCTGTGGATATTACACCACTGAGCACGCTGAACAAACGTCAGGTACGCCAGCTGGCAGCATATTTGAACGTGCCACAGGCTATTTTGGACAAGGCACCATCTGCAGGGCTATGGGAAGGTCAGACGGACGAAGATGAGCTGGGAATCTCGTATGAAGCGAACAGTGACTATCTCGAAGGCAAACAGATCGATCCGGCTGCACAAGAGCGCCTTGAAGCGTTCTATACGCGGACACATCACAAACGCAATGCCATTCCTGGTATCTAA